Part of the Chitinophagaceae bacterium genome, CCATTATTATCATAGATAATGTTCCTGCAAAAATGATAAAAGCCGGAAAAAGTAAAATTGTTCCGAAATAAAGTGGATGCCTGATGTACTTATAAAGCCCTTCGGTAACCAACTGATTTCCTGACTTTTCCATTTTATATTTTTTTGTCCCGCTCATTTCAGCTAAGTCGAGTTTGTAAATGGATAAAAACATGATGATTAATCCGGTAGTTGTGAATAAAATACTAATTCCCAGCAATGAATTGGTTAATTCAAAAAGTCTGTTTTCCACGATGGAGAATTGAAAAAATAGTGCACCGGCAATAAAAAAAAGGTTAAATAAATTGTAAGCTAATCTGTAGTAGCCAAAATAGTAGCCGCTTAGCTTTTTAAAAAAATGCTTTACC contains:
- a CDS encoding isoprenylcysteine carboxylmethyltransferase family protein — translated: MEAGFLSYTILILIWTGFGFMHSLLANNSVKHFFKKLSGYYFGYYRLAYNLFNLFFIAGALFFQFSIVENRLFELTNSLLGISILFTTTGLIIMFLSIYKLDLAEMSGTKKYKMEKSGNQLVTEGLYKYIRHPLYFGTILLFPAFIIFAGTLSMIIMVICFISYLLIAIPIEEKKLEIEFGLDYTNYKKNVKKLIPFIY